A single Biomphalaria glabrata chromosome 2, xgBioGlab47.1, whole genome shotgun sequence DNA region contains:
- the LOC129924727 gene encoding uncharacterized protein LOC129924727 — MALAELPRCTIPKLVELPRCTIPKLVELPRCTIPKLVELPRCTIPKLVELPRCTIPKLVELPQCTIPKLAELPRCTIPKLAELPRCTIPKLAELPRCTIPKLVELPRCTIPKLVELPRCTIPKLAELPRCTIPKLAELPRCTIPKLAVLPRCTIPKLAELPRCTIPKLVELPRCTIPKLVELPRCTIPKLVELPRCTIPKLAELPRCTIPKLAELPRCTIPKLVELPQCTIPKLAELPRCTIPKLAELPRCTIPKLAELPRCTIPKLAELPRCTIPKLAELPQCTIPKLAELPRCTIPKLAELPRCTIPKLAELSRCTIPKLAELPQCTIPKLAELPQCTIPKLAELPRCTIPKLAELPRCTIPKLVELPQCTIPKLAELPQCTIPKLAELPRCTIPKLVELPQCTIPKLAELPQCTIPKLAELPRCTIPKLAELPRCTIPKLAELPQCTIPKLAELPRCTIPKLAELSQCTIPKLAELPQCTIPKLAELPQCTIPKLVELPQCTIPKLVELPQCTIPKLAELPQCTIPKLAELPRCTIPKLDELPRCTIPKLVKLPQCTVNNELEH; from the exons ATGGCA TTAGCTGAGTTACCTCGGTGCACAATACCAAAGTTAGTCGAGTTACCTCGGTGCACAATACCAAAGTTAGTCGAGTTACCTCGGTGCACAATACCAAAGTTAGTCGAGTTACCTCGGTGCACAATACCAAAGTTAGTCGAGTTACCTCGGTGCACAATACCAAAGTTAGTCGAGTTACCTCAGTGCACAATACCAAAGTTGGCTGAGTTACCTCGGTGCACAATACCAAAGTTAGCTGAGTTACCTCGGTGCACAATACCAAAGTTAGCTGAGTTACCTCGGTGCACAATACCAAAGTTAGTTGAGTTACCTCGGTGCACAATACCAAAGTTAGTTGAGTTACCTCGGTGCACAATACCAAAGTTAGCTGAGTTACCTCGGTGCACAATACCAAAGTTAGCTGAGTTACCTCGGTGCACAATACCAAAGTTAGCTGTGTTACCTCGGTGCACAATACCAAAGTTAGCTGAGTTACCTCGGTGCACAATACCAAAGTTAGTCGAGTTACCTCGGTGCACAATACCAAAGTTAGTCGAGTTACCTCGGTGCACAATACCAAAGTTAGTCGAGTTACCTCGGTGCACAATACCAAAGTTAGCTGAGTTACCTCGGTGCACAATACCAAAGTTAGCTGAGTTACCTCGGTGCACAATACCAAAGTTAGTCGAGTTACCTCAGTGCACAATACCAAAGTTAGCTGAGTTACCTCGGTGCACAATACCAAAGTTAGCTGAGTTACCTCGGTGCACAATACCAAAGTTAGCTGAGTTACCTCGGTGCACAATACCAAAGTTAGCTGAGTTACCTCGGTGCACAATACCAAAGTTAGCTGAGTTACCTCAGTGCACAATACCAAAGTTAGCTGAGTTACCTCGGTGCACAATACCAAAGTTAGCTGAGTTACCTCGGTGCACAATACCAAAGTTAGCTGAGTTATCTCGGTGCACAATACCAAAGTTAGCTGAGTTACCTCAGTGCACAATACCAAAGTTAGCTGAGTTACCTCAGTGCACAATACCAAAGTTAGCTGAGTTACCTCGGTGCACAATACCAAAGTTAGCTGAGTTACCTCGGTGCACAATACCAAAGTTAGTCGAGTTACCTCAGTGCACAATACCAAAGTTAGCTGAGTTACCTCAGTGCACAATACCAAAGTTAGCTGAGTTACCTCGCTGCACAATACCAAAGTTAGTCGAGTTACCTCAGTGCACAATACCAAAGTTAGCTGAGTTACCTCAGTGCACAATACCAAAGTTAGCTGAGTTACCTCGGTGCACAATACCAAAGTTAGCTGAGTTACCTCGGTGCACAATACCAAAGTTAGCTGAGTTACCTCAGTGCACAATACCAAAGTTAGCTGAGTTACCTCGGTGCACAATACCAAAGTTAGCTGAGTTATCTCAGTGCACAATACCAAAGTTAGCTGAGTTACCTCAGTGCACAATACCAAAGTTAGCTGAGTTACCTCAGTGCACAATACCAAAGTTAGTCGAGCTACCTCAGTGCACAATACCAAAGTTAGTCGAGCTACCTCAGTGCACAATACCAAAGTTAGCCGAGTTACCTCAGTGCACAATACCAAAGTTAGCCGAGTTACCCCGGTGCACAATACCAAAGTTAGACGAATTACCCCGGTGCACAATACCAAAGTTAGTCAAGTTACCTCAGTGCACAGTAAATAACGAGTTGGAACACTGA
- the LOC106063799 gene encoding lipase member K-like isoform X1, whose amino-acid sequence MASIWMLCLMVSMSSQVTLSDVSVDPEVFMKATELITSKGFPCENYYITTEDGYILNTLRIPHGRHNGDRKGPRPVVVLQHGLMGSCSNYLDNLVNQSLAYILADAGADVWLGNSRGTIYSTNHTHLNPKKKEFWQFSWDEMAKYDLPAMINFVLNTSGVDQIFYVGHSQGTTIAFAEFGENPDLASHIKHFIAMAPVAQVWNTKSPIKVLAPFAKDIGVFLQLFGSGDFNVSPEIMQLLAGTLCNSNKLLCENILFLLGGFDYTSMNQSRVPVYVAHNPAGTSVRDMLHWGQAINSKNFQHYDYGSASENMKHYGQPTPPLYDPRKVKVPVAIFRGDQDWLADPTDVKWLLPQLNVTHDVNIPHYEHLDFIWAFDAPTYIYSTILKIVFSS is encoded by the exons ATGGCTTCAATTTGGATGCTCTGTCTAATGGTGTCAATGTCAAGTCAAGTCACTTTGTCAGATGTCAGTGTAGATCCCGAGGTGTTTATGAAGGCG ACTGAACTCATCACCAGTAAAGGATTCCCTTGTGAGAACTATTACATCACTACAGAAGACGGGTACATTCTCAATACATTACGTATACCACATGGGCGGCACAATGGGGATCGAAAAG GCCCGAGGCCGGTTGTAGTTCTACAGCATGGACTGATGGGCAGCTGTTCCAACTACCTGGACAACCTTGTAAACCAAAGCCTGGCCTACATCCTGGCGGACGCCGGGGCTGATGTCTGGCTAGGCAACAGTCGTGGCACTATCTACTCAACTAACCATACACACCTGAATCCGAAGAAAAAAGAGTTTTGGCAATTCAG TTGGGATGAGATGGCCAAGTACGACCTCCCGGCCATGATCAACTTCGTTCTTAACACGTCTGGAGTGGACCAGATTTTTTACGTGGGACATTCTCAAGGAACCACTATTGCCTTTGCGGAGTTTGGAGAAAATCCAGATCTAGCTTCCCATATTAAACATTTCATAGCTATGGCGCCCGTGGCACAAGTCTGGAACACCAAGTCACCTATCAAGGTTTTAGCCCCCTTTGCAAAAGATATAGgg GTGTTTCTCCAACTGTTTGGTAGTGGTGACTTTAACGTGAGTCCAGAGATCATGCAGCTGCTGGCTGGGACACTGTGCAACTCTAACAAACTTCTTTGtgagaatattttgtttcttcttggAGGCTTTgactacacctctatgaatcag TCGAGGGTTCCTGTCTATGTGGCCCACAATCCAGCAGGGACGTCAGTGAGAGACATGTTACATTGGGGTCAG gccATAAATTCCAAAAACTTCCAGCATTACGATTATGGCTCAGCTTCAGAAAATATGAAACATTATGGACAG CCAACTCCACCATTATATGATCCAAGAAAGGTCAAAGTTCCTGTAGCTATTTTTAGAGGCGATCAGGATTGGCTGGCGGACCCAACAGATGTAAAATGGCTGCTTCCTCAGCTGAATGTTACTCACGACGTCAATATTCCACATTATGAGCATTTGGATTTTATCTGGGCATTTGATGCACCGACCTATATTTATAGCACTAttcttaaaattgttttttcaagcTAG
- the LOC106063799 gene encoding lipase member K-like isoform X2: MALSWVIYLMLSLSYHVESAQVRGDPEVDMTATELITSKGFPCENYYITTEDGYILNTLRIPHGRHNGDRKGPRPVVVLQHGLMGSCSNYLDNLVNQSLAYILADAGADVWLGNSRGTIYSTNHTHLNPKKKEFWQFSWDEMAKYDLPAMINFVLNTSGVDQIFYVGHSQGTTIAFAEFGENPDLASHIKHFIAMAPVAQVWNTKSPIKVLAPFAKDIGVFLQLFGSGDFNVSPEIMQLLAGTLCNSNKLLCENILFLLGGFDYTSMNQSRVPVYVAHNPAGTSVRDMLHWGQAINSKNFQHYDYGSASENMKHYGQPTPPLYDPRKVKVPVAIFRGDQDWLADPTDVKWLLPQLNVTHDVNIPHYEHLDFIWAFDAPTYIYSTILKIVFSS; the protein is encoded by the exons ACTGAACTCATCACCAGTAAAGGATTCCCTTGTGAGAACTATTACATCACTACAGAAGACGGGTACATTCTCAATACATTACGTATACCACATGGGCGGCACAATGGGGATCGAAAAG GCCCGAGGCCGGTTGTAGTTCTACAGCATGGACTGATGGGCAGCTGTTCCAACTACCTGGACAACCTTGTAAACCAAAGCCTGGCCTACATCCTGGCGGACGCCGGGGCTGATGTCTGGCTAGGCAACAGTCGTGGCACTATCTACTCAACTAACCATACACACCTGAATCCGAAGAAAAAAGAGTTTTGGCAATTCAG TTGGGATGAGATGGCCAAGTACGACCTCCCGGCCATGATCAACTTCGTTCTTAACACGTCTGGAGTGGACCAGATTTTTTACGTGGGACATTCTCAAGGAACCACTATTGCCTTTGCGGAGTTTGGAGAAAATCCAGATCTAGCTTCCCATATTAAACATTTCATAGCTATGGCGCCCGTGGCACAAGTCTGGAACACCAAGTCACCTATCAAGGTTTTAGCCCCCTTTGCAAAAGATATAGgg GTGTTTCTCCAACTGTTTGGTAGTGGTGACTTTAACGTGAGTCCAGAGATCATGCAGCTGCTGGCTGGGACACTGTGCAACTCTAACAAACTTCTTTGtgagaatattttgtttcttcttggAGGCTTTgactacacctctatgaatcag TCGAGGGTTCCTGTCTATGTGGCCCACAATCCAGCAGGGACGTCAGTGAGAGACATGTTACATTGGGGTCAG gccATAAATTCCAAAAACTTCCAGCATTACGATTATGGCTCAGCTTCAGAAAATATGAAACATTATGGACAG CCAACTCCACCATTATATGATCCAAGAAAGGTCAAAGTTCCTGTAGCTATTTTTAGAGGCGATCAGGATTGGCTGGCGGACCCAACAGATGTAAAATGGCTGCTTCCTCAGCTGAATGTTACTCACGACGTCAATATTCCACATTATGAGCATTTGGATTTTATCTGGGCATTTGATGCACCGACCTATATTTATAGCACTAttcttaaaattgttttttcaagcTAG
- the LOC106063799 gene encoding gastric triacylglycerol lipase-like isoform X3, with protein MALSWVIYLMLSLSYHVESAQVRGDPEVDMTATELITSKGFPCENYYITTEDGYILNTLRIPHGRHNGDRKGPRPVVLLQHGLLGSASNYLDNLVNQSLAYLLADAGADVWLGNSRGNIYSTNHTRLDPNENEFWQFSWDEMAKYDLPAMINFVLKTSGVDQIFYVGHSQGTTIAFAEFGENPELASHIKHFIAMAPVAQVWNTKSPIKHLAYFADYSWLFHLFLGSGEFNVRPFIIKLMASTVCYYKPNVCENLLFLIGGFDDISLNQTRVPVYVAHTPGGTSVRNILHWSQAINSMKFQHFDYGSTKENLKHYGQRSPPLYDPRKVKVPVAIFRGDNDWLADPTDIKWLLPQLNVSHDVNIPHYGHLDFIWAYDAPTYIYNTILQIIF; from the exons ACTGAACTCATCACCAGTAAAGGATTCCCTTGTGAGAACTATTACATTACTACAGAAGACGGGTACATTCTCAATACATTACGTATACCACATGGGCGGCACAATGGGGATCGAAAAG GACCGAGGCCTGTTGTACTTCTGCAGCACGGGCTGCTGGGCAGCGCGTCAAACTATCTGGACAACCTTGTAAACCAAAGTCTGGCCTACCTTCTGGCTGACGCCGGTGCTGATGTCTGGCTAGGCAACAGTCGAGGCAACATCTACTCAACCAACCATACGCGCCTGGATCCAAACGAGAACGAGTTTTGGCAATTCAG tTGGGATGAGATGGCCAAGTACGACCTCCCGGCCATGATCAACTTTGTTCTTAAAACTTCTGGAGTGGACCAGATTTTTTACGTGGGACATTCTCAAGGAACCACTATTGCCTTTGCGGAATTTGGAGAAAATCCAGAACTGGCTTCACACATCAAACATTTCATCGCTATGGCGCCCGTGGCTCAAGTCTGGAACACAAAGTCACCTATCAAACATTTAGCATACTTCGCAGATTATTCATGG CTCTTTCATCTATTCCTTGGAAGCGGAGAATTCAATGTGCGCCCGTTTATCATCAAGTTAATGGCATCTACAGTTTGCTATTACAAGCCAAATGTTTGTgagaatcttttatttttaataggcGGATTCGACGACATCTCTCTAAACCAG ACAAGAGTTCCTGTCTATGTGGCTCACACTCCAGGCGGTACGTCAGTCAGAAACATATTGCATTGGAGCCAG GCCATAAATTCCATGAAGTTCCAGCATTTTGATTATGGCTCAACCAAAGAAAACCTGAAACATTATGGACAG cgaTCTCCACCATTATATGATCCGAGAAAGGTCAAAGTTCCAGTTGCTATTTTTAGAGGCGATAATGATTGGCTGGCGGACCCAACAGATATAAAATGGCTGCTTCCTCAGCTGAACGTTTCGCATGACGTAAATATACCACATTACGGACATCTGGATTTCATCTGGGCATATGATGCACCGACCTATATTTATAACACTAtacttcaaataattttttga